Sequence from the Hyalangium minutum genome:
ACCGCCCGCGAGCATCGGGACGACCGCGAGGACCTTGCTCACCAGCCCGGGATCGAGCCGGGACTTGAGGAAGTTGAGGACGATCGGAGCAATCAACGTCGCCTTACTCGCGTCGATGTTGAAGCGCTGCGCCAGCGACACCAGCGCCGCAACTTCCCCGGCTTGGGAAGCCGCTCCGCCCAGCGCGCCCATCAGCCCGCCCAGGCCGCCACCCGCGCCGCCCTGAGAAGGTGCTCCGCCCATCAGCCCGCCGAGCGCGCCCATCAGCCCGCCGCCCGCATCGCCCGCAGGAGCCTGAGCCTGGGCCGCCTGCTGCCAGCCGCTCAGCTCGGGAACGGCCTGGGCCACCTGCCCGGCGGCGTCATCCCCCAGCTTCTCCTTCACGGCGCCCTGCACGAGCCCGAGCACGGAGCCCGCCAGCCCCTGCGCCTGCTGCGGATTCACTCCGAGCTGCTGCGTCAGCTGTCCGATCAGATCCATGGTGTCCCCTCGGGTTACTGCTGCGTCGCCACCGGGTTCGGCCCCACCCAGCGGGCCTCGCGGCTGAAGGCCTGGTCCTTTGCCTCCTCGGGGCTGACCGTTCCCTTATCGTTCACCGTGTTCTTCGTCATGGTGATCATGAACACCGTGGAGCTGCCCTGCCCCGCGATGATCACCGACCAGCCCAGGAACACCATCCACATCCGGAACCAACGCTGGCCGTACTTCGCCACGATCGCCGCCTCGTTCCGCTTCCAGTTCTCGTACCACTTGCGGATCGTCAGGCCGTAGTGCACCCCACAGTTCTCCACCCGGTGCACCTCGAACTCAGCGCGCTCCGCCTGGTTGATGACGAAGCCCAGCGGGCAGCTCGCGTCCGCTCCCGGGAAGATGTACTTGCCCATGAAGAGGCCCCACACCAGGTCCTCGAACTGCCACGGGCGCCGCAGGCCGGCGATCTGCAGATAGAAGATGCCGTCGTCCTTCAGCATCCCCTTCACCTGCAGCAGGAACTTCTGGAAGTTCTTGATGCCGACGTGCTCGGCCATCTCCAGACAGGTGATCTTGTCGTACTTCTCCACCGGCAGGTTGCGGTAGTCGTCCACCAGCACCCGCACCCGATCCGCCACCCCGTTGTCCGCGGCGCGCTTGTTCGCCCAGTCTGCCTGCTCCTGGGCCAGCGTGATGCCCGTGCTGTGCGTGCCGAAGTTCTTCGCCGCGTGCACGATGAGCGGGCCCCAGCCACAGCCAATGTCCAGGTGCTTCTCGCCCGGCTTCATCTGCACGTACTTGCAGACCGTCTCCAGCTTGCGCTCCTGCGCCACCTCGAGCGACTCGTCCGGGCTCCGGAACATGCCGCTGGTGTACGTCATCGTCGGCCCGAGGAACCAATTGTAGAAGTCGTTGCCGCGGTTGTAGACGTGGGCGATGTCGCCGCGATCCGACTCGATGCTGTGCGTGACGTTCTGCCCGAGGAACTCGCGGAAGTAGAACTTCACATCCCCCCACGTGAAGCAGAAGCGGAACAACTGGTTACGGCGCAGCAGCGTCTCGTGGACGTCCTGCTTGAAGTCCAGCTTCTCGGCCATGTAGGCCTCGTAGAGGATCTCCATGGGGATCTTCTTCCCCGTCCACTTCGCCGCCTCCTGCGGATCGCGCCAGCTGACGTACTGCTCCCACTTCGCCGTGCCATCGCTGGTCTGGTACGAGCGGTAGACCAGGTACAGCAGAGGCACCACCACGCCCAGCAGCGGCACCGCCAGCCAGCTGATGACGAACACGGGCCAGCCGCGGTTGAGGATGAGCGTCATCACCGTGGCAAAGAGGGTCGGGATGAGGAGCAGGGTGAACCGGCTCTGCTCCATCAGCCACAGGATGAAGGAGAGGCCATGTCCCCGGCCCTTCTCGGCAGGGCGAACGAGGGAGAGAGGGGCCGCCTGATGTGTCGAGGGGCGGGGCTGGTCCGGCGTGGGCGTTGCAGTCGCGAGGGGCTGGGTCATGGGCCCGCCTCTTAGCCGCCCAGGGCGAGAAAGCAACAAGGAGGGCCTTCAAAACCCAGAAGTTGCCGAGGCCTGCCCCTACTCCAGCGCCCCATCTCCAGGTAGAAGCCAGGAACGTTCCTGGGCCCCTCCCTCTCCCCGGCACAACTGAATATGCACACTCAATGCATGCCTTGGCGTCTGCTCTCCGTGCTCGTCTGGGCTCTGGGGCTCTTGCCAGCCGCGTCCGCCCAGGCCGCCCAGGTCCCCGTGGCCAATCCGGGCTTCGAGGCGCTTGCAGGCTCGGGGCTGCCCACCGGCTGGTCCGTGACAGGACCCGGCCAGGTGAGCGCCACCCCCTCTGTGCACGCCGAGGGAAGCCGGAGCCTCTCCATCCAGAACCCTCCCGGCGGCGCGGAGACCACCGTCGAGTCCGAGCCCCTGAAGCTCCAGGTCGGCCGCCTCTACCGCCTCAGCGCCTGGGCCCGCGCCCGCGGCGTGCAGGCCGACCCCACCGCGCGCTACCCCACCGCCGTGGGCGCCTGCCTGGCCATGAAGAGCTTCCCCTTCACCAACTGCACCCCCATTCCCAGCACCGAGCAGGGCGGCCGCGTCTCCGCGTTCTTCTTCGCCCCCCAGAGCACGGACCGTGTGCAGGTGAACCTGGGCCGCAACGGCAAGGCCACGGGCACCCTCTGGGTGGATGACGTGCGGCTCGAGGAGGTGGACGACATCACCGCGTATCTCCCCCTGGAGTCCGTGCGCTGGGCCGGCAAGGGCTTCCGCTATGACGAGGGCGGGTGGATCTTCGTCCACATCGAGGGCGAGCCCTACGAGCGCGGCCGCCAGTACGGCGAGCTCGTCGCCCCGGAGCTCGCCCGCTACATCGACAAGCTCGGGGTGCAGATGGACAAGGAGGATCCGGCCAGCGGCTGGGCCCGAGTCCGGCTGATGGCGGACTCGCTCTTCCTGCGCAAGTTCGACACCGAATTCCTCGAGGAGATGCGCGGCATCGCGGACGGCGCCACCAAAGGCGGCGCCAAGGTCAAGGAACGCGCTTCGGACTCCGCCAGTGAGGAACGGAGCGGGCTCAAGGAGCGTGCGGTGGATCTGCTGGACATCGTCGCCCTCAACTCGGCGGTGGACCTGAGCTCGCTGGAGTCCGCCAACCAAGTGACGGCCACACCGCTGTCCGGCCGCATCTTCACCTCCGGCGAGGAGGAGGCCGAGCGCGCCGGCAAGGGGGACCACTGCTCCTCCTTCGTCGCCACCAGGTCCGCCACCCCGGATGGCCGCGTCATCATGGGCCACATCTTCATGTGGAACAGCTACACCGGCGTGCACTGGGACGTGGCGCTGGACGTGCAGCCCAGCCGCGGCCACCGCTTCGTCATGCAGACGTTCCCCGGCGGCATCCACAGCGGCGCCGACTGGTACATCAACGACGCGGGGCTCGTCGTCGCGGAGACGACCGTGGGCCAGACGCCCTTCAACCCCAACGGCACGCCCCAGAGCAACCGCATCCGCAAGGCCGTCCAGTACGCCTCCTCCATCGAGGAGGCGGCCCGCATCATGAAGGACAAGAACAACGGGCTCTACAGCAACGACTGGGTGATGGCGGACACCAAGACGGACGAGGGGGCCTGCCTCCTGCTCGGCACCGAGAAGGCGAAGCTGTGGCGCACCGGCGGTAAGGGCATCGCCTCGGACACGCCCGGCAACCTCAAGGACTTCATCTGGGCCAACAACAACAACCGGGACCTCGAGGTCCGCAAGGAGTACGTGCCCAACCCTAACAACGCCCCGGTGGACCTCGCCTTCAACACCTGGAACCGGGACATCGCCTTCTCGCGCTTCTATGAGAAGTACGGCCACGGCGGCATCACCCTGGACTCCGCCATCCGGCTGCTGGCCTCCAGCCCCATCAACCGCCCCCACGCCTCGGATGGGAAGGTCACCACCAGCGAGATGAGCGAGAAGCTCATGTTCCTGGCGCACTATGGCAAGACGACGCTGCGCGAGAAGATGGTGGGCAGCCGCTTCATTCCTCCGCTCCCGGGCGCCACGCCCCACCTCTCCCTCGGCTACACCGCCTTCAGCCCTCTCTATGTGGCGGACCGGCTCAAGGCCGCCCGCACGTCCTTCAAGCCCGAGCCCGAGCTGAAGGAGCCTCCGCGCGAGCTGGGCAAGCTCAAGGATGCGCTCTCCTTCGATAAGGCGCTGCTGTGGTCCAACACCGTGTTCCCCTCGACGGAGGGGGAGAACTGGCTGGTGAGTGGCTCGGCCGCCTACTGGAGCCTCCTGAAAGCCCTGCCCGAGGGCCCGGAGAAGGCTGAGAAGGCCTTCGAGCAACAGCGCGACACCCTGGCGGAGCTCAACACCCGCTTCCTCATCATCACCGGACGCGAAGGGGACCTGCCCGCCGTGGCCGCTCGCACCACCTATGATCGCTATGGCACCTACCTGGTGCCGCGCATGAAGGGCACCTTCCTGCTGCACCAGCTCCGGCTGCTGCTGGGCAACAAGGCCTTCTCCCAGCTCATGCAGACCGCCCACGCGCGCTATGCCAGCCGGCCCATCACCACCGCGGACTTCGTCAAGACCGCCTCCGCCTCGGCGGGGCGCGACTTGAAGCCCTTCATCTCCCAGTGGCTGGAGCGCGGCGGGCTGCCCCAGCCTCGCATCCAGTCCCGATTCACCCCGGCCAAGGACGGCTACGACGTGACGCTCAAGGTGGAGCAAGCGGACACGCCCTACCACTTCGTCACCACCGTGGAGTTATGGACCGAGAAGGCCCGCCTCCTCGAGCGCGTCGAGGTGAAGGGCTCCAGCGACACCTTCACCTTCCACACCGCGGACAAGCCCGTGCGCGTGGTGTTCAACCCCTCCTATGACATCCCCGTGCCCCGCGAGCGCTACTACACGCTGGGCCAGCAGCTGGAGGAGTTCGACCGCCTCACGTTCGTCCACGGCACCGCCCGGCAGGTGGAGTCCATGCGGACACTGGTCCTGAACTACCGCGAGGCCATGGCGGATGCCTCCGTAGAGGTGCTCCCGCCCCTCAAGCCGGACGCCGAGGTCACCGATCAAGAGCTGGCCGAGAGAGACCTCGTCCTCTTCGGCGGGGCCGAGGACAACACGTTGGTGGCGCGGCTGGCAGCCGAGAAGAAGCTGCCGGTGGAGCTGGGCCGGCGATACTTCCGCTGGCAGGGCAAGACGTATGGCCGCCCGGAGGATGGGCTGGCCCTGGCGATGCCCAATCCGTGGAACCCCCAGCGCGTGCTGTACCTCTACCTGTCCAACAGCGCACTCGAGCTGTGGCACATGACGCGGACCTTCCGGCGGGGGCTCCAGAGCTGGGCGCTCTTCCGTGGCCCCGAGGTCAGCGAGCGAGGCTTCCATGCGCCCGAGGCGCTGACGCAGGAGTTCACAGAGCGTTCACCCGTTCCCATCAGCCTGCCACCGCGCTGAGCACCCGGGAGGGGCTTGGGCTATCTTCCCGCGCATGACGCAGCGAATTGCAGCCCGAGTAGCGTTTCTCCTGTGCCTCACCGTGGGGTTCGGAGCCAGTGCCAGTGGCCCGGCTGCCCTGGCCAAGGGCCTGAACACCGCCGTCACCTTCGACGTCGCCGTGCCGCTCGAGACCGCCTCCAACGCCGAGGTGTGGGTCTCCGGCAACGACGAGGCGCTGGGCAAGTGGAACGGCGCGGGCGTGAAGCTCTCGCGCGGACCGGACGGGCGCTATACCGGCTCCGTCTCGCTCCCGGTCGACACCTCCGTCGAGTTCAAGGTCACCCGCGGCTCCTGGGAGACGGTGGAGAAGGCTCGCGACGGCAAGGAGATCCCCAACCGCACCTTCAAGGTGGGCACCAAGAAGCAGACCGTGGCCATCACCGTGTTCCGCTGGGCCGACCAGTCCGCCCCGCCCACCATGCGCACGCTCGTGGGCAACATCCGCTACCTGCGCCAGGTGCCGTCGCGCTTCCTGCCGAAGAAGCGCGATGTCATCGTCTGGCTGCCTCCGGACTACGAGGACAGCCCGAGGAAGCGCTACCCCGTGCTCTACATGCACGACGGACAGAACCTCATGGACAAGGCCACCGCCTACTCCGGCGAGGAGTGGCGTGTGGACGAGGCCGCCCAGCAGGCCATCCAGGCCGGTGACGTGGAGCCGCTCATCATCGTCGGCATCTACAACACCGAGGATCGCTTCGCCGAGTACACCCCGGTGAAGGACCCGGGTGAGTTCTCCAAGTACGGCGGAGGCAACGCGGACGCGTACGGGCGCTTCATCGTCGAGGAGCTCAAGCCAGCGATCGATCGGACGTTCCGCACCAAGCAGGATCCGGAGAGCACGGGGCTCGGGGGCTCGTCGCTCGGAGGCCTGGTGACGATGTACCTGGGAGTGAAGTACCCCCACGTGTTCCGGCGGCTGGCGGTGGTGTCGCCCTCGGTGTTCTGGGCGAACAAGGACATCGTCACCCGGGTGAAGGCGCTGAAGAAGAAGCAGCCCTTGAAGATCTGGATGGACATCGGCACCGACGAGTCCAAGGGCAGCCAGGAGACGGTGGAGGATACGCGGCAGCTGCGCGATGCCCTGGTGGAGGAGGGCTGGGTGCTCGGCAAGGACTTGAAGTACGTGGAGGTGGCGGGCGCCGTCCACTCCGAGGCGGCCTGGTCCGAGCGCATCGACGAGGTGCTCCGGTACCTCTATCCCACGCCCTGGTACAAGCCGCCTCCCTCTCCCTGAGGCCTCAGGCAGGCTCGATGAAGTTGAGCCGGTAGCCGTCGGGATCGGTGATGAGGATCTCTCGGGTGTGCCAGGGCTGGAGGGTGGGCCCATCCACCTCCACTCCGAGCTTGAGGGCGCGGGCAATCACGGCATCGAGCCCCCCGGGGCCGGCCCGGAAACCCACCAGGACGCCGAGCCCCCGCCGGCCTTGCAGCGCCGAGCCTGTGGGCGTGGCAACCAAGTAGACGTCCGCGCTGTCACCCCACTTCAGGTGGATGAAGGGGGGCTCGGACTGCGTCCGCTCGAAGCCCAGCGCCTCATAGAACCGTGCCGAGCGCTCGCCGTCCGCCACGAGCATCTTCACGAAGCCCACTGTCCCCGTTTCGCTTCCCATGAGCGGTGTCTAGCGAAGAGCGCGGGGGATGGCCACAGGCGAAGCCTCGCGGGGCACTTCCTTGCCTCTTGGCGGCTCACCTGGAGGGTGTGCCGGGTTGAGAGACAAGCACCACTTGGTGAGCCCTCCTCTGCCACGTGACGGACCTCTAGCCTGCTCTCCTACGACACGAGGGGGGCTCATGAACTTCTGGCAGTGTCTGTTGAGGCTCGAAGCGGTGCTGATGACCATCATGGTGGCGGGGTGCGGCACTGCGGCGCCAACGATCCGGGTGGAGAATGGCTCGCGGGGAGAAACCGTCC
This genomic interval carries:
- a CDS encoding DUF2780 domain-containing protein — protein: MDLIGQLTQQLGVNPQQAQGLAGSVLGLVQGAVKEKLGDDAAGQVAQAVPELSGWQQAAQAQAPAGDAGGGLMGALGGLMGGAPSQGGAGGGLGGLMGALGGAASQAGEVAALVSLAQRFNIDASKATLIAPIVLNFLKSRLDPGLVSKVLAVVPMLAGGGGGGSGTPSGGGGLGGVLGGLLS
- a CDS encoding SAM-dependent methyltransferase — encoded protein: MTQPLATATPTPDQPRPSTHQAAPLSLVRPAEKGRGHGLSFILWLMEQSRFTLLLIPTLFATVMTLILNRGWPVFVISWLAVPLLGVVVPLLYLVYRSYQTSDGTAKWEQYVSWRDPQEAAKWTGKKIPMEILYEAYMAEKLDFKQDVHETLLRRNQLFRFCFTWGDVKFYFREFLGQNVTHSIESDRGDIAHVYNRGNDFYNWFLGPTMTYTSGMFRSPDESLEVAQERKLETVCKYVQMKPGEKHLDIGCGWGPLIVHAAKNFGTHSTGITLAQEQADWANKRAADNGVADRVRVLVDDYRNLPVEKYDKITCLEMAEHVGIKNFQKFLLQVKGMLKDDGIFYLQIAGLRRPWQFEDLVWGLFMGKYIFPGADASCPLGFVINQAERAEFEVHRVENCGVHYGLTIRKWYENWKRNEAAIVAKYGQRWFRMWMVFLGWSVIIAGQGSSTVFMITMTKNTVNDKGTVSPEEAKDQAFSREARWVGPNPVATQQ
- a CDS encoding C45 family autoproteolytic acyltransferase/hydolase, producing MPWRLLSVLVWALGLLPAASAQAAQVPVANPGFEALAGSGLPTGWSVTGPGQVSATPSVHAEGSRSLSIQNPPGGAETTVESEPLKLQVGRLYRLSAWARARGVQADPTARYPTAVGACLAMKSFPFTNCTPIPSTEQGGRVSAFFFAPQSTDRVQVNLGRNGKATGTLWVDDVRLEEVDDITAYLPLESVRWAGKGFRYDEGGWIFVHIEGEPYERGRQYGELVAPELARYIDKLGVQMDKEDPASGWARVRLMADSLFLRKFDTEFLEEMRGIADGATKGGAKVKERASDSASEERSGLKERAVDLLDIVALNSAVDLSSLESANQVTATPLSGRIFTSGEEEAERAGKGDHCSSFVATRSATPDGRVIMGHIFMWNSYTGVHWDVALDVQPSRGHRFVMQTFPGGIHSGADWYINDAGLVVAETTVGQTPFNPNGTPQSNRIRKAVQYASSIEEAARIMKDKNNGLYSNDWVMADTKTDEGACLLLGTEKAKLWRTGGKGIASDTPGNLKDFIWANNNNRDLEVRKEYVPNPNNAPVDLAFNTWNRDIAFSRFYEKYGHGGITLDSAIRLLASSPINRPHASDGKVTTSEMSEKLMFLAHYGKTTLREKMVGSRFIPPLPGATPHLSLGYTAFSPLYVADRLKAARTSFKPEPELKEPPRELGKLKDALSFDKALLWSNTVFPSTEGENWLVSGSAAYWSLLKALPEGPEKAEKAFEQQRDTLAELNTRFLIITGREGDLPAVAARTTYDRYGTYLVPRMKGTFLLHQLRLLLGNKAFSQLMQTAHARYASRPITTADFVKTASASAGRDLKPFISQWLERGGLPQPRIQSRFTPAKDGYDVTLKVEQADTPYHFVTTVELWTEKARLLERVEVKGSSDTFTFHTADKPVRVVFNPSYDIPVPRERYYTLGQQLEEFDRLTFVHGTARQVESMRTLVLNYREAMADASVEVLPPLKPDAEVTDQELAERDLVLFGGAEDNTLVARLAAEKKLPVELGRRYFRWQGKTYGRPEDGLALAMPNPWNPQRVLYLYLSNSALELWHMTRTFRRGLQSWALFRGPEVSERGFHAPEALTQEFTERSPVPISLPPR
- a CDS encoding alpha/beta hydrolase-fold protein, which encodes MTQRIAARVAFLLCLTVGFGASASGPAALAKGLNTAVTFDVAVPLETASNAEVWVSGNDEALGKWNGAGVKLSRGPDGRYTGSVSLPVDTSVEFKVTRGSWETVEKARDGKEIPNRTFKVGTKKQTVAITVFRWADQSAPPTMRTLVGNIRYLRQVPSRFLPKKRDVIVWLPPDYEDSPRKRYPVLYMHDGQNLMDKATAYSGEEWRVDEAAQQAIQAGDVEPLIIVGIYNTEDRFAEYTPVKDPGEFSKYGGGNADAYGRFIVEELKPAIDRTFRTKQDPESTGLGGSSLGGLVTMYLGVKYPHVFRRLAVVSPSVFWANKDIVTRVKALKKKQPLKIWMDIGTDESKGSQETVEDTRQLRDALVEEGWVLGKDLKYVEVAGAVHSEAAWSERIDEVLRYLYPTPWYKPPPSP
- a CDS encoding VOC family protein gives rise to the protein MGSETGTVGFVKMLVADGERSARFYEALGFERTQSEPPFIHLKWGDSADVYLVATPTGSALQGRRGLGVLVGFRAGPGGLDAVIARALKLGVEVDGPTLQPWHTREILITDPDGYRLNFIEPA